Proteins encoded in a region of the Takifugu flavidus isolate HTHZ2018 chromosome 10, ASM371156v2, whole genome shotgun sequence genome:
- the LOC130532742 gene encoding myelin-associated glycoprotein-like → MASLKWTLCLLYFKVILTETKHWSINVPSSIKGLNGSCVVIPCSFDFPDSKNDLKFTGMWKDGSDQLIYHSVKSKIMQTYWNRTELLGNLAHKNCSLKIDPLKDSDGGPFHFRVEIDKLDKFSYKDNKVSILMISEPDPISLSIKGQVRKDRSTSAVCFVTHSCPTSPPVFTWSHAGSQKVQHTPVKDGQWKAISTLRFQATKEDNNKHLRCRVTYKGGQQQEAASLLEVIFAPEISNTSHCTSGAKLTTCVCIAESSSPSRVQFVLSGRILDSTDMKTHDRVTIGILRVQQGPYEFIHCLANSTAGRANLTLSVIHLHSARISNLYILIAIGGGTLLLILQILLTCVQKCFRISCLYPNKEQSDAAPTSQLKSNKALPLHKKVSRKEDGFDGNGGQGFMNHVYDNIQTCTEEPIYANM, encoded by the exons ATGGCGTCTTTAAAATGGACTCTGTGTCTTTTGTACTTCAAAG TTATTCTCACTGAAACCAAACATTGGTCTATTAATGTTCCATCTTCGATCAAAGGCCTCAATGGTTCCTGTGTCGTGATTCCTTGCTCGTTTGACTTTCCGGATTCAAAAAATGACCTGAAGTTCACCGGGATGTGGAAGGATGGTAGCGATCAGCTCATATATCACTCGGTTAAGTCCAAAATCATGCAGACGTACTGGAATCGAACAGAGCTGCTGGGGAATCTCGCACATAAGAACTGCTCGCTGAAGATCGATCCCCTGAAAGACTCGGACGGCGGCCCGTTTCATTTCAGGGTCGAGATAGACAAACTGGACAAGTTTTCTTACAAAGACAACAAAGTCTCCATTTTAATGATCA GTGAACCGGACCCAATTTCTTTGTCTATCAAaggacaggtgaggaaggaTCGGTCCACCTCGGCGGTGTGCTTCGTCACCCATTCCTGCCCCACGTCCCCTCCTGTCTTCACCTGGAGTCACGCAGGATCGCAAAAAGTTCAGCACACCCCGGTTAAAGACGGCCAGTGGAAGGCAATATCTACCCTGAGGTTCCAGGCCACTAAGGAAGACAACAACAAGCACTTACGCTGTCGCGTCACATACAAgggagggcagcagcaggaagcagcctcACTCCTTGAAGTCATCT TTGCTCCTGAGATAAGTAACACATCTCACTGCACCTCCGGAGCAAAACTGACAACATGCGTGTGTATTGCGGAGTCCAGTTCTCCCAGCCGGGTGCAGTTCGTGCTCTCCGGCAGAATCCTGGACAGCACTGACATGAAGACACACGACAGAGTTACCATAGGGATTCTCCGAGTGCAGCAGGGACCTTACGAGTTTATCCACTGCCTGGCCAACAGCACAGCTGGCAGAGCCAACCTCACACTCTCTGTTATACACCTTCACA GTGCAAGGATATCAAATCTCTATATCCTCATCGCCATAGGGGGAGGGACGCTTTTGCTGATTCTTCAGATTTTACTCACATGTGTTCAAAAATG tttcAGGATAAGCTGTCTTTACCCCAACAAGGAACAGTCTGATGCTGCACCAACATCTCAACTGAAGTCAAACAAGGCTCTGCCGCTCCATAA AAAAGTGTCGAGGAAAGAAGACGGGTTTGACGGAAATGGAGGACAGGGTTTCATGAACCACGTGTATGACAACATACAG ACCTGCACTGAAGAACCCATATACGCCAATATGTGA